A DNA window from Chryseobacterium sp. MEBOG06 contains the following coding sequences:
- a CDS encoding SDR family NAD(P)-dependent oxidoreductase has protein sequence MDQNTNKTVLILGANSDVAKQCIKQYISKGFSVVAASRNTQSLEDFTLENNLDRSKVTVLYFDAADFNSHQKFYSELPAKPHTVVYAAGFLVDNHKALTDFQGAKQMMEVNYMGGVSILSIIAMDKTNRNLERIIGLSSLSGVRGRKSNFVYGSTKAAFTQFLAGLRQELASRKIIVNALVIGYIRTKINEGLELNESLIMEPDYVAGFIVNARNSFTIVPGFKWKIIYHILRLLPEGLAAKLP, from the coding sequence ATGGATCAAAACACCAACAAAACGGTTCTTATTTTAGGAGCGAATTCAGATGTGGCAAAACAATGTATTAAACAATATATTTCAAAGGGATTTTCTGTAGTCGCAGCTTCCAGAAACACTCAGTCTTTGGAAGATTTTACCCTTGAAAATAATCTGGACCGTTCAAAAGTTACTGTTTTGTATTTTGATGCCGCAGACTTTAATTCTCACCAGAAATTTTATTCCGAACTTCCTGCAAAACCTCATACTGTAGTATATGCTGCAGGTTTTCTTGTAGATAATCATAAAGCCCTGACTGATTTTCAAGGAGCTAAACAAATGATGGAGGTTAATTATATGGGTGGGGTATCCATTCTCAGCATTATTGCAATGGATAAAACTAATAGAAATCTCGAAAGAATTATAGGTCTTTCTTCTCTTTCCGGTGTGAGGGGAAGGAAAAGTAATTTTGTCTATGGTAGTACAAAAGCCGCTTTTACACAATTTCTGGCAGGATTACGACAGGAATTAGCTTCCCGGAAAATAATTGTTAATGCTCTGGTTATAGGATATATCCGTACAAAGATCAATGAAGGATTAGAGCTCAACGAATCTTTAATAATGGAACCCGATTATGTAGCTGGATTTATTGTAAATGCCAGAAATTCCTTTACCATTGTTCCTGGTTTTAAATGGAAAATCATCTATCATATTTTGAGACTTTTACCCGAAGGTTTGGCAGCGAAACTTCCATAA